Proteins found in one Acinetobacter sp. XH1741 genomic segment:
- the denD gene encoding D-erythronate dehydrogenase, whose product MNVLITGGTGFIGKQIAKEILKTGSLTLDDHQPKPINKIILFDAFAGDDLPQDPRIEVVVGDITDKTTVANITENIDVVWHLAAVVSSAAEADFDLGMDVNLYGLLNLLEELRKKQTTPRVIFASGCAVFGGSLPEVVTDETVVTPKSSYGMQKAVGELLVSDYSRKGFIDGRILRLPTIVVRPGKPNKAASTFFSSIIREPLKGETAVCPVPSDTPVFVTSPRRCVESMIKAASISSDVLQDNRIIPLPGLTVTVKQMLDALENVAGKQATDLVQWQEDQTIQRIVKSWPVQVKAEYAESLGFRADENFESVIQAHIEDTQN is encoded by the coding sequence ATGAATGTACTAATCACTGGTGGTACCGGTTTTATTGGAAAACAAATTGCTAAAGAGATTTTAAAGACGGGTAGCCTGACTTTAGATGACCATCAACCCAAACCTATCAATAAAATTATTCTGTTTGATGCATTTGCTGGCGATGATTTACCGCAAGACCCACGAATTGAAGTGGTGGTAGGTGATATTACCGATAAAACCACTGTGGCAAATATTACAGAAAATATTGATGTTGTTTGGCATTTGGCTGCCGTTGTTAGCTCGGCAGCAGAGGCAGATTTTGATTTAGGTATGGACGTTAACCTGTATGGACTCTTAAATTTATTAGAAGAATTAAGAAAAAAACAAACAACGCCTCGAGTCATATTTGCTAGTGGCTGTGCTGTATTTGGTGGCAGCTTACCAGAAGTTGTGACAGATGAGACGGTGGTTACCCCCAAATCTTCTTACGGTATGCAAAAAGCTGTAGGGGAATTACTGGTTTCAGATTATTCACGTAAAGGTTTTATTGATGGCCGTATTTTAAGATTACCGACTATTGTGGTTCGTCCCGGTAAACCCAATAAAGCAGCATCTACCTTTTTTAGCTCGATTATACGTGAACCGTTAAAAGGCGAAACAGCAGTTTGCCCAGTACCCTCAGATACCCCAGTTTTTGTTACTTCACCACGGCGCTGTGTCGAGTCAATGATTAAGGCTGCGTCCATTTCTTCAGATGTACTTCAAGATAACCGAATTATTCCTCTACCGGGATTAACCGTCACCGTTAAACAAATGCTCGATGCGCTGGAAAATGTTGCAGGTAAACAAGCAACCGATTTAGTGCAATGGCAAGAAGATCAAACTATTCAACGTATTGTTAAAAGTTGGCCTGTTCAGGTGAAAGCTGAATATGCCGAATCTTTAGGTTTCCGAGCGGATGAAAATTTTGAAAGCGTAATTCAGGCACATATAGAAGATACCCAAAATTAA
- a CDS encoding MFS transporter: MEDIKNITALEEQTIKRISSRIIPFLIILFIMAFLDRTNIGFAALHMNDALGITQTIFGLGAGVFFLGYFIAEVPSNILLHRFGARIWIARIMITWGIIAGLMGFIHSGTQFIVLRFLLGIAEAGFFPGVIFYLTLWFPAKYRARVFATFYLGLPIAQIIGAPISVGLMQWGNTIGYEGWRLMYILEGIPSIILGLICLKYLTNNPKEAEWLTAEQRQWLMTTLEREEKEKQQSTQAALTKGEMIKQVFKNPLVWIMSIAYFGITSGSNAMFFFLPSVLESFRNTFGMQISLIQNGLLTAIPYAFAAIGMVLWSRRSDRKQERYKHGACAALMAASAIAIALIVNQPWAIIVGFILLAIGVFSAINIFWTIPGQTLTGVGAAAGIGLINSVGNLSGFTGPYLTGYLYTTTGTYTVAFLAIAGFVAMGGLALLLLAKLKSNSSKVQQQQLKVRTATEMK; the protein is encoded by the coding sequence ATGGAAGATATCAAGAATATAACTGCTCTTGAAGAGCAGACAATTAAGCGTATTTCGAGTCGAATTATCCCGTTTCTTATTATTTTATTCATTATGGCATTTCTAGATAGAACCAATATTGGTTTTGCTGCGCTACATATGAATGATGCACTTGGCATTACTCAAACCATTTTTGGGTTAGGTGCTGGTGTATTTTTCTTGGGTTATTTTATTGCTGAAGTACCGAGTAATATCTTACTTCATCGTTTTGGAGCACGGATCTGGATTGCCCGAATCATGATTACTTGGGGAATCATTGCAGGACTTATGGGGTTTATCCATAGCGGTACGCAGTTTATTGTTTTGCGGTTTTTACTGGGTATTGCCGAAGCGGGTTTCTTTCCGGGTGTAATCTTTTATTTAACCCTGTGGTTTCCTGCAAAATATCGTGCTCGTGTTTTTGCCACGTTCTATCTTGGACTGCCAATTGCTCAAATTATTGGAGCCCCAATTTCGGTTGGTCTTATGCAATGGGGCAATACCATTGGCTATGAAGGCTGGCGTTTGATGTATATTTTAGAAGGTATTCCTTCAATTATTTTAGGATTGATTTGTCTAAAATATTTAACCAATAACCCAAAAGAAGCCGAGTGGTTAACGGCTGAGCAGCGTCAATGGTTAATGACCACCTTAGAACGCGAAGAAAAAGAAAAACAGCAATCTACACAAGCTGCGTTAACCAAAGGTGAAATGATTAAACAAGTGTTTAAAAATCCATTGGTCTGGATTATGTCCATTGCCTATTTTGGAATTACCTCTGGTTCAAACGCGATGTTTTTCTTCTTACCAAGTGTTTTAGAGTCATTCCGTAACACCTTTGGTATGCAAATTAGCCTGATTCAAAACGGTTTACTGACCGCTATTCCATATGCTTTTGCAGCCATAGGCATGGTTTTATGGAGCCGCCGTTCTGACCGTAAACAAGAGCGTTATAAACACGGTGCTTGTGCTGCACTCATGGCTGCTTCAGCAATTGCAATTGCTTTAATTGTGAATCAACCTTGGGCAATTATTGTCGGTTTTATTCTTCTTGCGATTGGTGTATTTAGCGCAATTAATATTTTCTGGACCATTCCGGGTCAAACTTTAACGGGTGTGGGCGCTGCTGCCGGAATTGGTTTAATTAACTCAGTTGGTAACTTAAGTGGTTTTACGGGTCCCTATTTAACAGGCTATTTATATACAACTACAGGCACTTATACAGTCGCATTCCTTGCTATTGCTGGGTTTGTTGCTATGGGGGGCTTAGCACTACTGTTATTGGCAAAGTTAAAATCGAATAGCTCCAAAGTACAACAGCAGCAGCTTAAAGTGCGTACTGCTACGGAGATGAAATAA
- a CDS encoding NAD(P)-dependent oxidoreductase — protein sequence MASIGFVGTGIMGMPMAMNLLKAGHQVQVWNRTSAKANTLKQAGAYICSELEQVGKDVDFLICMLSDGKTCDEVLFKEHGAVSQLKPESTVIVMSSIPVEVAKAQSEKCKELGLKYLDAPVSGGEKGAQNASLAIMVGGEHSTFEQAKIVLEAMGRPVLVGGAGCGELAKLVNQMIVATTIATVSEGLLLARQAGADLVKLKQALTGGFADSPILQQHGERILTRNFKPGGTARTQHKDINTAVCYAKSLELNLPVAELVNQLFENMVVAGDGELDHSGLIRELERMNDV from the coding sequence ATGGCATCTATTGGATTTGTTGGTACAGGCATTATGGGCATGCCAATGGCCATGAACTTATTAAAAGCTGGCCATCAGGTACAGGTCTGGAATAGAACTTCAGCTAAAGCAAATACTTTAAAACAAGCGGGTGCCTATATTTGCAGTGAACTTGAACAAGTCGGAAAAGATGTAGATTTTCTAATTTGTATGCTCAGCGATGGAAAAACATGTGATGAAGTTCTGTTTAAAGAACATGGCGCAGTCTCACAGTTAAAACCCGAAAGCACGGTAATTGTTATGAGCTCAATACCTGTTGAAGTTGCAAAAGCGCAAAGTGAAAAATGTAAAGAACTCGGACTTAAGTATTTGGATGCACCGGTTTCTGGCGGAGAAAAAGGTGCCCAAAACGCAAGTTTAGCGATTATGGTTGGTGGTGAGCATTCAACCTTTGAACAGGCTAAAATTGTTTTAGAAGCAATGGGTCGACCCGTTTTAGTGGGTGGCGCTGGCTGTGGTGAGCTTGCTAAATTGGTCAATCAAATGATTGTGGCAACTACCATTGCAACAGTAAGTGAGGGTTTATTGCTTGCTCGTCAAGCAGGAGCTGACCTGGTAAAACTTAAACAAGCACTAACAGGCGGTTTTGCAGATTCGCCAATTTTACAACAGCATGGCGAACGTATATTAACTCGAAACTTCAAACCGGGAGGCACCGCTCGAACCCAGCATAAAGATATAAATACCGCTGTTTGCTATGCCAAATCATTAGAGTTGAATTTACCAGTTGCCGAGTTGGTCAATCAGCTCTTTGAAAATATGGTAGTCGCTGGTGATGGTGAACTTGATCATTCTGGTTTAATTCGTGAATTAGAGCGAATGAACGATGTCTAA
- a CDS encoding ABC transporter substrate-binding protein has translation MRLWLLILAVFILYGCSSPEQSEKTKEKSVAHSICVFDSTNTKVCVAKPAQRIVSLFESGLDGLYMLGQGHKVVGIPAEVYIQPLLFNAYSKIDQRIANKQLATPSQGANATNIESLVLLKPDLVILGSGQTQTIKLLRQFGIAVYVMESGTYQQVKEELSEIAILSGAQKRAQDILNFSDEIVAEVAAKTARQPNKQSIYYAWSGGRIFSTSGRQSITNDFIELAGAYNIVKTDANQPNVNPETLIEWNPDNIVLWNTNPKLIYERKELQGLSAVQNRKVFNLSPAFIYNPHTIKIIITAIYLNHSIYPEQSDLPVSALQQRILTKLYGEQLAKALVQ, from the coding sequence ATGAGATTATGGCTATTAATACTCGCTGTATTCATCCTATATGGATGTTCTTCACCTGAACAAAGTGAAAAAACTAAAGAAAAGTCAGTAGCCCATTCGATATGCGTTTTTGATAGTACAAATACAAAAGTCTGTGTAGCTAAACCTGCTCAAAGAATCGTTTCTCTATTTGAGTCGGGTTTAGATGGTCTATATATGCTGGGGCAAGGTCATAAAGTGGTTGGTATACCAGCCGAAGTATACATCCAACCATTGTTATTTAATGCCTATTCAAAAATAGATCAACGCATTGCCAATAAACAGCTTGCCACACCTTCGCAAGGTGCCAATGCAACCAATATTGAAAGTCTTGTGTTGTTAAAACCGGATCTGGTGATTTTGGGAAGCGGGCAGACTCAAACGATTAAACTGTTACGGCAGTTTGGTATTGCTGTATATGTCATGGAGTCAGGTACTTACCAGCAAGTGAAAGAGGAACTTTCTGAAATCGCTATTCTGAGTGGTGCCCAAAAACGTGCTCAAGACATTTTAAATTTCTCTGATGAAATTGTGGCAGAAGTTGCAGCCAAAACAGCACGTCAGCCAAACAAACAATCGATTTACTATGCGTGGTCAGGAGGACGTATTTTTTCTACCTCTGGACGTCAGTCGATTACCAATGATTTTATTGAGCTGGCAGGAGCTTACAACATTGTTAAAACGGATGCTAACCAGCCTAATGTAAACCCCGAGACCCTCATTGAATGGAACCCTGACAATATTGTGCTTTGGAATACCAACCCGAAACTGATTTATGAACGAAAAGAACTACAGGGCTTAAGCGCTGTACAAAACCGTAAGGTATTCAATTTGAGTCCTGCATTTATATATAACCCGCACACCATCAAAATTATTATTACGGCGATTTATTTGAATCACAGTATTTATCCTGAGCAGTCCGATTTACCTGTAAGTGCTTTACAACAGCGTATTTTAACCAAGTTGTATGGTGAGCAGCTTGCCAAAGCGTTGGTGCAATGA
- a CDS encoding iron ABC transporter permease — protein sequence MEKLKYYWFYPLPVIMIFISLLIGPTQTLNAWDYVLWGVQAVSGMPYFDAEQFRLMQNILVNVRLPRILLTFMVGAALATAGNGLQALFRNPLVDSYVLGISSGAAFGAALALSLNWLSPNLPAFIFGVCAVALTYLFAYQKHESQTSLVMVILSGMIVSGLFLAGLTVIQYLSDPFKLQAIVQWTMGNLHQASWQKVQYAVLPICIGLAGLFAMRWRLNLMALGAEEAQAVGVNPRWEQLILIALVTVCTSTSVAAAGIISLYGLFMPHIVRMLVGPDHRYSIPANMVLGGSFLLMIDNFSRVLLTFEIPIGIFTMLLGAPFFLLLMKTQRTHWA from the coding sequence ATGGAAAAACTGAAATATTACTGGTTTTACCCGTTACCCGTCATCATGATTTTTATCTCGCTGTTGATAGGGCCGACACAAACGTTGAATGCATGGGACTATGTGCTGTGGGGCGTGCAAGCGGTCTCTGGTATGCCGTATTTTGATGCTGAACAGTTTAGGCTCATGCAAAACATTCTGGTCAATGTCAGGCTGCCTAGAATTTTACTGACTTTTATGGTGGGAGCGGCATTAGCAACCGCGGGTAACGGCTTGCAGGCGTTGTTTCGTAATCCTTTAGTTGATTCGTATGTACTCGGTATTTCATCTGGCGCGGCGTTCGGTGCAGCTTTGGCACTTTCTTTAAATTGGCTTTCACCCAATCTACCTGCCTTTATTTTTGGCGTTTGTGCGGTTGCCTTAACGTATTTATTTGCATATCAAAAACATGAAAGTCAGACGTCTTTAGTCATGGTAATTTTATCAGGCATGATTGTTTCGGGGTTGTTTTTGGCGGGACTTACGGTTATTCAATACTTAAGCGATCCATTTAAACTACAAGCCATTGTGCAATGGACTATGGGCAACTTACATCAGGCTTCTTGGCAAAAGGTTCAATACGCCGTGCTACCAATTTGTATTGGGCTTGCCGGATTATTTGCGATGCGTTGGCGCTTAAATTTAATGGCACTCGGGGCCGAAGAAGCGCAGGCGGTGGGTGTCAACCCACGTTGGGAACAGCTTATTTTAATTGCGCTGGTGACTGTATGTACTTCAACTTCTGTGGCTGCGGCAGGCATTATTAGTTTATATGGACTGTTTATGCCGCATATTGTGAGAATGTTAGTTGGGCCAGATCACCGCTACAGTATTCCTGCCAATATGGTTTTGGGCGGTAGTTTTCTGCTCATGATTGATAACTTTTCTCGGGTTTTACTGACGTTTGAAATACCAATTGGTATTTTTACCATGCTACTTGGCGCGCCATTTTTCTTATTATTAATGAAAACACAGAGGACTCATTGGGCATGA